The DNA region CGAATGGGCTACCATTAGAACACACAACTTTGTAAAGATACTTGATACAACAACCAGAGAAGAACTAATTGAATTTGATTCTATGTTTTATAACACCTTTTCAGGGTATTTACACTCATTGCAACCATTCGCCTTTCCTGGCTTCTCATTTGCATGGGTAACGTTACTATCCCACAGAATGTTATTACCAGTTATGTTAAGATTGCCTAAGAAAATGGGCTGGGAAAAGCTAATGCTTTTGATAATCGActtattcaaatttttggacCAATACACTAGTAAACATGCAGTTTCTGATGCTATTTCCGTTGTATACAAGGGAACCCTTCGTGTTATCCTAGGTATTTCCAATGACGTACCATCGTTTTTAATTGAAAACCACTATGAGTTGATGAACAATTTGCCTCCAACGTACTtccaattgaaaaatgttaTTCTTTCAGCTATTCCTAAACATATGACTGTCCCAAACCCATATGATGTGAATCTTTCTATGGACAATATTCCGTCATGCAAAGAATTGCctgaagttttttttgaccCTGTAGTTGATTTGCATTCTTTAAAGAAACCAGTCGACAATTACTTACGTATTCCGTCCAATTCATTATTAAAAAccatttcaaattcaatcTACAGAGATACATATGATATGAAAAAGGGCGTTGGCTACGACTTTTTATCTGTTGATAGTAAATTAATCCGCGCTATTGTGTTGCATGTAGGTATTGAAGCAGGGATAGAATATGAAAGGACATCTTCAAACGCGGTATTCAATACGAAATCCTCCTACTATACTCTATTGTTTAACCTGATCCAAAACGGTACCATCGAACTAAAATACCAAATCTTACTAGTCATTGTCGAGCAGTTGAGATATCCAAACATTCACACTTATTGGTTTAGCTTTGTATTAATGAATATGTTCAAAAGTGAAGAATGGGATGACCAGAAGCTTGaagttcaagaaattaTCTTGAGACACTttctgaaaagaataattgTCAACAAGCCTCACACATGGGGAATTTCCGTCTTCTTCACCCAGTTGATCAACAACGATGACTTAAACCTTTTAGATCTGCCCTTTGTACAGAATGTTCCTGAAATAGAACTAATTTTACAACAATTAGtcaaatattcaaaaaaatacacGAACTGCgaacaaaataatgaatCTCTTACTCTTGCTGGGAAACAGACTCCCTTGCAATCCAACgcataaaaaaacaaaaaaacaactgcATTTACCTATACATAATACTAATGATTTAAATAAATGATGCCTGTATAATACTATATCTTGGAAATAGATATTATTTGTAAAGATTAAAcactttctcttttatttacTGCTGTTATCACCCTTCTGTGTTGATACTCAACTATAAACACTATCCGTTACCCGTATATGGAAAAcgataataacaataagCATCCAGAATTAcatcaaagaagaataatattTCCAACATAGATGTGGTGCCGCTTTAACACATTTAAGTAGTTAAGTCCCTGGAATCTTAAAGAAAGAGTTTGTATATGGTATCATTAATTAAAGGAGCTAAGATTCCGCTGACAAAGGAGAGACCAACGTCCAAAAAACCTCCAAACACAGCATTTAGGCAGCAAAGACTTAAGGCATGGCAACCGATACTGACTCCTCAGAGTGTGCTCCCACTATTGATCCTTGTTGCTTGTATCTTTACTCCTATTGGTATTGGGTTAATTGTGAGCGCTACTAAGGTACAAGATTTGACAATTAACTATAGTCACTGTGATACAAAAGCTTCTATAAATGCGTTTACTGATGTACCAAAGAAATACACTAAATaccatttcaaaaataaagttGAAAGTAAACCGCAATGGAAATTAGCTGAAGACGAGAGCGGCGAAAAGACATGCGAGCTTCAATTTGAGGTTCCGAACGATATTAAGAAGCCTATTTTCATATATTACAAGTTAAccaatttttatcaaaacCATCGTAGGTATGTTCAATCATTTGATACTAAACAGATATTAGGGGAGTCTATTAAGCTAGATGATTTGGACACGAATTGTAGTCCCTTAAGGAGTATTGACAAAAAGATAGTATATCCATGCGGGTTGATTGCAAACTCCATGTTCAATGACACATTCTCTCAAAAACTAAGTGGAGTGAACAATACCGGAGATTTTGGTTTGACCAATAAGGATATATCATGGAGCATAGATCGCCACCGGTTCAAGACTACCAAATACAATGCTAGCGATATTGTTCCACCACCAAACTGGATGAAGAAGTATCCCGACGGGTATACTGATGACAATATTCCGGATATCCACACTTGGGAAGAATTTCAAGTATGGATGAGGACTGCAGCTTTCCCAAAATTCTACAAGTTGGCATTGAAGAACGAATCTACTACCTTGCCGAATGGTACATACCAAATGAACATCGAACTGAATTATCCTATTTCATTGTTTGGCGGAAGTAAGTCGTTTGTTTTGACTACAAACGGTGCTATTGGTGGCAGAAACATGTCACTCGGAGTGCTGTATTTGATTGTTGCAGGTCTTTGCGCTATATTTGGTATCGTATTTTTGGTTAAATTAATTTTCCAACCGAGAACGATGGGTGATCATGCATATTTAAATttcgatgaagaagaaaatgaaaattacGAAA from Saccharomyces eubayanus strain FM1318 chromosome III, whole genome shotgun sequence includes:
- the CDC50 gene encoding aminophospholipid translocase regulatory protein CDC50, whose translation is MVSLIKGAKIPLTKERPTSKKPPNTAFRQQRLKAWQPILTPQSVLPLLILVACIFTPIGIGLIVSATKVQDLTINYSHCDTKASINAFTDVPKKYTKYHFKNKVESKPQWKLAEDESGEKTCELQFEVPNDIKKPIFIYYKLTNFYQNHRRYVQSFDTKQILGESIKLDDLDTNCSPLRSIDKKIVYPCGLIANSMFNDTFSQKLSGVNNTGDFGLTNKDISWSIDRHRFKTTKYNASDIVPPPNWMKKYPDGYTDDNIPDIHTWEEFQVWMRTAAFPKFYKLALKNESTTLPNGTYQMNIELNYPISLFGGSKSFVLTTNGAIGGRNMSLGVLYLIVAGLCAIFGIVFLVKLIFQPRTMGDHAYLNFDEEENENYENTHEENSTLREII